A single Ignavibacteriales bacterium DNA region contains:
- a CDS encoding DUF2279 domain-containing protein: MNRSLFRLFIILSFMTPQSNGQDTSAVHWYRAGGIGLLTAGGFVYGHALNTNLWWKGEKSGFHFNWQEDWTYALGSDKFGHFFFPYMASQVYSGLFQWSGFSRNTSLWLGSSLAFSYQTYIEIKDGFSKQWGFSWGDFAANTLGAVYPLLEEEYPPLKNFRFKMSFSPSERFRNNSHSVIFDDYESTYDWISIDIYNLLPQKAKPYWSPYLNIALGHSVKRLDAPEGGHHEFFLALDWNLDAFQIQNEYLRAVQKIIGFYRLPSPAVKIYPGVVWYGVRF, translated from the coding sequence ATGAACCGTTCACTATTCCGCCTTTTTATCATCCTGAGTTTCATGACGCCGCAAAGCAATGGACAGGACACCTCAGCTGTCCACTGGTACAGGGCGGGAGGAATCGGGCTGCTCACCGCCGGAGGATTTGTTTACGGCCACGCCCTTAACACGAATCTCTGGTGGAAGGGGGAGAAATCCGGTTTCCACTTCAACTGGCAGGAAGACTGGACTTACGCACTTGGTTCTGATAAATTCGGCCATTTCTTCTTTCCCTATATGGCTTCTCAGGTATATTCGGGATTATTTCAGTGGTCCGGCTTCTCACGCAATACCTCGCTCTGGCTTGGGTCATCATTGGCGTTCTCATATCAGACCTATATTGAAATCAAAGACGGGTTTTCAAAACAATGGGGATTCAGCTGGGGAGATTTTGCAGCAAATACTCTCGGCGCTGTTTATCCGCTTCTAGAGGAAGAATACCCGCCGCTTAAAAACTTCCGCTTTAAGATGAGCTTCTCCCCTTCTGAGCGGTTCCGCAATAACTCCCACTCGGTAATATTTGACGACTATGAAAGCACCTACGACTGGATAAGCATTGATATATATAATTTGCTGCCGCAGAAAGCAAAACCCTACTGGTCACCATATCTTAACATTGCCCTCGGCCACAGTGTGAAGCGGCTGGATGCACCGGAAGGGGGACATCATGAGTTCTTCCTGGCGTTAGACTGGAATCTGGATGCGTTTCAGATTCAAAATGAATACCTCCGTGCAGTACAAAAAATCATCGGCTTTTACCGTCTGCCATCACCGGCAGTAAAGATATATCCCGGAGTGGTTTGGTACGGAGTGAGGTTCTAG
- a CDS encoding carboxypeptidase-like regulatory domain-containing protein, translating into MNKLLLLLLFLVLRLLPAEAASGLVKGRVADAETGELLPYVNVFIQGTNKGTVTDPDGNYYLKIPYGSYTLTYSMVGYKTETRQAEIGTEPLTIDVFFQRAEYAIPEVVVTGEDPGVLIMRNAIKRKLEQKDKLNTYTYNLYTKFVVSSDTLTAGRSSQRGDTTIFSIFESYSAGYFQKPDNYFNRITHRRQSVNVPPQANFVAFGTNINIYDDQVLLLDELIYSPFHPDAPEYYHFTLEKWIKPDSVTMIARIRVEPASSQRKLFSGYVDINGATGRVLEASLKPNKAVQLPFSADLSYWQSFGEFDGYIVPTGLHIKAIVPVDIYWVFDARVDISIYTVAYDYTFNKKLDAELFTLRRVEIDKGADELNADYWDDNGVLPLREEEKYAYEEIRQLRENPDSVLTSTFFDRYIGPLTREIAKLDREPFSGFDDFFHFNRVGAVYTGAGFRYRPFDRLNTVIKAGYSFADQKPHGDFLAEYSFDEPGRLQLAGNIYSRLNRRDDPYTLRERAITLLSLLFKNDYGDYFYASGYSFELKYGIGQLRFIRRETFERPTVFKLGFRDETQLPAGVNTDFAFFGRKSSYRGNPAAQPGRLRSIYGEVMLNYSPVRRIGNSGLFLSFETADKKRLTGDFTFSNIRSAFYLRTPTLPLWMLDLRVTGGYSIGTLPVQRYYSFESSSAAIALPGALRGIKEKEFYGDRYASVFIEHNFGELIPGVLRIPNVAAYGIEVIVNGSAAWSDVKNRSQVQITNPLLKTTAETADRYYYEAGIGLNRLLIFFRFDLSARLSQVSGPSYRITFSTATN; encoded by the coding sequence GTGAATAAGTTATTGTTACTCCTGCTGTTTCTTGTTCTGCGGCTTCTGCCTGCTGAAGCTGCTTCAGGACTGGTTAAAGGCCGCGTGGCTGATGCCGAAACCGGCGAGCTGCTCCCCTATGTGAATGTGTTCATTCAAGGAACCAATAAAGGGACGGTAACTGACCCTGACGGCAATTACTATCTGAAGATTCCCTATGGTTCTTACACGCTCACCTATTCCATGGTTGGTTACAAAACCGAGACCCGGCAGGCGGAAATCGGTACTGAACCGCTTACCATAGATGTGTTTTTTCAGAGAGCAGAATACGCAATTCCGGAAGTGGTGGTAACCGGAGAAGATCCTGGGGTGCTGATTATGCGCAACGCCATCAAACGGAAACTTGAGCAGAAAGATAAGCTTAATACCTACACCTATAATCTTTACACAAAGTTTGTAGTCAGTTCAGATACGCTGACCGCGGGACGCTCCTCACAACGCGGCGATACTACCATATTTTCCATTTTTGAATCTTATTCAGCCGGATATTTCCAGAAACCGGATAACTACTTTAACCGGATCACCCACCGCCGCCAGAGCGTAAACGTGCCTCCGCAAGCCAATTTTGTCGCGTTCGGAACCAATATCAATATATACGATGACCAGGTGCTGCTGCTTGACGAGTTAATATATAGCCCGTTTCATCCGGACGCGCCTGAGTATTATCATTTCACTCTTGAAAAATGGATTAAGCCGGACAGCGTTACCATGATCGCCCGGATCAGGGTTGAACCCGCTTCATCACAGCGGAAGCTTTTCAGCGGTTATGTGGATATCAACGGAGCTACCGGCCGGGTGCTTGAGGCCTCTCTTAAGCCCAATAAAGCCGTGCAGCTTCCTTTCAGCGCTGATCTGAGCTACTGGCAGTCTTTCGGCGAGTTTGATGGATACATTGTGCCGACCGGGCTTCATATAAAAGCGATTGTGCCGGTGGATATCTACTGGGTCTTTGACGCGCGGGTTGATATCTCGATATATACCGTTGCGTACGATTATACGTTTAATAAGAAACTTGACGCGGAGCTTTTTACCCTCAGGCGGGTTGAGATTGACAAGGGAGCGGATGAACTAAACGCTGACTACTGGGATGATAACGGCGTGCTGCCCCTGCGTGAGGAAGAAAAATATGCTTATGAGGAAATACGGCAGCTCAGAGAAAATCCTGACTCCGTTCTTACAAGCACGTTCTTTGACCGGTATATAGGGCCCCTTACCAGAGAGATCGCAAAACTTGACCGCGAACCCTTTTCCGGCTTTGATGATTTCTTCCACTTTAACCGCGTTGGCGCAGTATATACAGGCGCTGGCTTCCGTTACCGGCCCTTTGACCGGCTCAATACCGTCATCAAAGCCGGGTATTCGTTCGCTGATCAAAAACCCCATGGTGATTTTCTGGCTGAGTACTCATTTGATGAGCCGGGCCGCCTGCAGCTTGCGGGTAATATATACAGCCGCCTTAACAGGAGAGATGATCCTTATACGCTGCGCGAACGGGCTATTACGCTGCTTTCCCTTCTCTTTAAGAATGATTATGGTGATTATTTTTATGCATCTGGGTATTCCTTTGAACTGAAGTATGGAATCGGTCAGCTCAGGTTTATCCGGCGAGAAACTTTTGAGCGCCCGACAGTCTTCAAGCTCGGCTTCAGGGATGAAACCCAGCTTCCGGCCGGTGTTAATACTGATTTTGCATTCTTCGGGAGAAAGAGTAGTTACCGGGGCAACCCTGCCGCGCAGCCGGGCCGCCTGCGCTCAATCTACGGTGAGGTGATGTTAAACTATTCACCCGTGCGGAGAATAGGGAATTCTGGTCTGTTTTTATCTTTTGAAACGGCTGATAAAAAACGGCTTACAGGTGATTTTACCTTTTCCAATATCCGGTCTGCATTTTATCTCAGAACGCCCACACTGCCGCTCTGGATGCTTGATTTACGGGTTACGGGGGGCTATAGCATAGGAACGCTGCCCGTGCAGAGATATTATAGCTTTGAGTCTTCAAGTGCCGCCATTGCGCTCCCTGGCGCGCTGAGAGGCATAAAAGAGAAGGAGTTCTATGGCGACCGGTATGCTTCAGTTTTTATAGAGCATAATTTCGGGGAACTGATACCCGGGGTATTACGCATTCCTAATGTGGCTGCTTACGGAATCGAAGTGATCGTGAACGGGTCAGCGGCCTGGAGTGATGTTAAAAACCGGAGTCAGGTTCAAATAACCAATCCGCTTCTCAAAACAACCGCGGAGACAGCCGACAGGTATTACTACGAAGCCGGAATTGGTCTTAACCGCCTGCTCATCTTCTTCCGGTTTGATCTATCAGCACGGCTCTCACAGGTTAGCGGACCCTCATACCGGATTACTTTTTCAACCGCGACGAATTAG
- a CDS encoding type II secretion system F family protein → MVECRFVAENPSGKVLSGSLVAENLSEAKKKINAMAEKNQLKIKSIDKKAAWIYTAKKGNEKPIKGEQKAFNKQEVIDALTRLGYDKINVNKKLLDINPPPPVQDVVTFVKISSELMDQKLPFGEVMNLLINDTQNKTLRDTLKDINNELKKGADSQVVFSRYQSVFGKFTSYMLGLASKSGNMAEIYRATAKFLERQMEFKKSLKSALISPFVTVFVLMLAVLYYIGYIFPETALMFAKFGIDLPPMTAATLELSDFLKANIFLILGSIIVPIVVLGRFFATPKGRIMKDKYMLKMPVMGNLIHKTVIEVFCRVFYTLYSGSAESIEPIRIAAEASDNAYFESQIKNVAIPLMVKKGIGITEAFAAANVFTETALNRFHSGEETGTLKNTALQLANYYESETVFRLKSIIELIQVIISMIIMVVMIGLTLVSAETATISPDPNKMKSVLEFVREYPVC, encoded by the coding sequence ATGGTTGAATGCCGTTTCGTCGCTGAAAATCCGTCAGGCAAAGTGCTTTCCGGCAGTCTGGTTGCTGAAAACTTATCCGAAGCAAAGAAGAAAATCAATGCTATGGCGGAGAAAAATCAGCTTAAGATTAAGTCCATTGATAAAAAGGCAGCATGGATTTATACGGCTAAAAAAGGGAACGAAAAGCCGATTAAGGGGGAACAGAAAGCGTTTAACAAGCAGGAAGTAATTGACGCGTTAACCCGGCTTGGGTATGACAAAATCAATGTCAATAAGAAGCTGCTTGATATTAACCCTCCTCCTCCGGTTCAGGATGTGGTCACCTTTGTAAAAATCAGTTCCGAGCTGATGGATCAAAAACTTCCATTCGGCGAAGTGATGAACCTGCTGATTAACGATACCCAGAATAAAACCCTCCGCGATACGCTTAAGGACATCAATAACGAATTAAAAAAAGGGGCGGACAGCCAGGTGGTTTTCAGCCGGTATCAGAGTGTATTCGGGAAATTCACCTCATATATGCTGGGTCTGGCCTCCAAGTCTGGTAATATGGCTGAGATCTACCGTGCCACGGCAAAGTTCCTTGAGCGGCAGATGGAATTTAAGAAGAGTTTAAAGAGCGCGCTGATCAGTCCGTTTGTTACCGTATTTGTATTGATGCTGGCAGTGCTTTATTATATCGGATATATATTCCCGGAAACAGCGCTTATGTTCGCCAAGTTCGGCATTGACCTTCCTCCGATGACTGCCGCAACGCTTGAGCTCAGTGATTTTCTTAAAGCTAATATTTTTCTGATTCTTGGTTCAATTATTGTCCCGATCGTGGTTCTTGGAAGGTTCTTTGCTACACCCAAGGGCAGGATCATGAAAGATAAATATATGCTTAAGATGCCGGTGATGGGCAATCTTATCCATAAAACGGTAATTGAAGTATTCTGCCGGGTGTTTTATACGTTGTATTCAGGTTCAGCAGAAAGCATTGAACCGATCAGAATAGCTGCCGAAGCATCTGATAATGCCTATTTTGAAAGCCAGATTAAAAATGTGGCAATACCTCTGATGGTGAAAAAAGGTATCGGAATAACCGAAGCATTTGCTGCCGCGAATGTATTCACGGAAACCGCGCTTAACCGTTTTCACAGCGGAGAAGAAACCGGCACGCTTAAGAACACAGCCCTGCAGCTTGCCAATTATTATGAAAGTGAAACGGTATTCCGTCTTAAGAGCATCATTGAGCTGATACAGGTTATTATCTCGATGATTATTATGGTTGTCATGATAGGCCTTACGCTGGTTTCAGCAGAAACAGCCACTATTTCACCAGACCCGAACAAAATGAAATCAGTTCTCGAATTTGTAAGAGAGTATCCGGTATGTTAG
- a CDS encoding type II/IV secretion system protein, giving the protein MLETNLEFTDKIGYLLFKKGIINSEVLEKALRLKNEDKSKQKRNLAQILVQDFGYEHDAIFNEVASLYAFREMDVTAETITPEVADRIKKFVNGGGESLKKMIFEVKVIPYKYDDRQRDKLLIAATDPTDRNIPKIAFGLNARKYEVIYVRNKEYTKLVEKLFPPENEYLKQLEANPTEFNVEIEQEKDLSEDELENEINKSALVNLVEAALVEGTRKGISDIHFVPRSAKRTDIMFRVDGLLQLWHSQENTSPEALIAVVKDRSRGMDRFERERSQDGFIQREIDGTIIRFRVSDMPMVGTELKNKFESIVIRILDDRKVIKDLSKLGLMGYAKDAFEKAINQPQGMVILTGPTGSGKSTTLIAALYQVIDPTVNVLTVEDPVEYVIEGARQLKIGHKMNFEQAIRGILRHDPDIVLVGEMRDKETAEVAIKLANTGHLTFSTLHTNDAPSAVSRLYKMGIEPFLIAYAINIIVAQRLIRKLCVCKKKVDQIDDDYLKSLGINPEEFRGLDIYEAVGCDKCSKTGYKGRLAIHEALYFTKDLRQIIIKSGEEVDEEKIRMQAKKDGTLNLRESGLEKVKQGLTSFEEVISSTMED; this is encoded by the coding sequence ATGTTAGAAACGAATCTGGAATTCACTGATAAAATCGGTTATCTCCTTTTTAAGAAAGGGATTATCAACAGCGAGGTGCTTGAAAAGGCGCTCCGGTTAAAGAACGAAGACAAATCAAAACAGAAGAGGAATCTCGCGCAGATTCTTGTTCAGGATTTTGGTTATGAGCATGATGCCATTTTTAATGAAGTGGCCAGTCTGTATGCATTCCGCGAAATGGATGTAACCGCCGAAACCATAACGCCTGAAGTAGCCGACCGTATTAAAAAATTTGTAAACGGCGGTGGAGAATCATTAAAGAAAATGATTTTTGAGGTAAAAGTCATCCCCTATAAATATGATGACAGACAGAGGGATAAACTTTTAATAGCGGCCACTGACCCCACTGACCGTAATATCCCGAAAATTGCGTTTGGTCTTAATGCCCGCAAATATGAAGTTATCTATGTCCGCAATAAGGAATATACAAAGCTGGTGGAAAAGCTCTTTCCGCCGGAAAATGAATACCTGAAGCAGCTTGAGGCAAACCCGACCGAGTTTAACGTTGAGATTGAGCAGGAGAAAGACCTCAGCGAGGATGAACTTGAGAATGAAATCAACAAAAGCGCGCTTGTTAATCTGGTGGAAGCAGCGCTTGTTGAGGGAACCCGGAAAGGTATAAGCGATATACACTTTGTTCCCCGTTCAGCAAAACGGACGGATATCATGTTCCGTGTTGATGGTCTTCTGCAGTTATGGCACTCACAGGAGAATACTTCTCCGGAGGCGCTGATCGCGGTGGTCAAAGACAGGTCAAGAGGCATGGACCGTTTTGAGCGCGAGCGTTCACAGGACGGATTTATACAGCGCGAAATTGACGGTACCATTATCCGTTTCCGTGTATCTGATATGCCGATGGTGGGAACGGAACTGAAAAATAAATTTGAATCCATCGTTATAAGAATACTTGATGACAGAAAAGTTATTAAGGATCTGAGCAAACTCGGACTGATGGGTTACGCTAAAGATGCATTTGAAAAAGCAATCAATCAGCCGCAGGGAATGGTTATCCTGACCGGTCCTACGGGATCAGGTAAAAGTACCACGCTTATCGCCGCGTTATATCAGGTGATAGACCCGACGGTAAACGTACTTACCGTAGAAGATCCTGTGGAGTATGTTATTGAGGGAGCCCGGCAGTTAAAGATCGGGCATAAGATGAATTTTGAACAGGCCATACGCGGTATTCTGCGGCATGACCCTGATATTGTGCTTGTGGGTGAGATGAGAGATAAAGAGACAGCCGAAGTTGCCATTAAACTGGCAAACACCGGTCACCTTACCTTCTCCACGCTACACACAAACGACGCACCGAGCGCGGTTTCCCGTTTATATAAAATGGGAATTGAACCCTTCCTTATTGCTTACGCAATTAATATCATTGTGGCACAGCGGCTTATCAGAAAGCTTTGCGTCTGCAAAAAGAAAGTGGATCAGATTGATGATGACTATCTGAAGTCACTCGGTATTAATCCGGAGGAGTTCCGGGGTCTGGACATATATGAGGCAGTCGGGTGCGACAAATGCAGCAAGACGGGATATAAAGGGCGTCTTGCAATTCATGAAGCGCTCTATTTTACCAAAGATCTCAGACAGATTATTATTAAGTCAGGTGAAGAGGTTGATGAGGAAAAGATCCGTATGCAGGCAAAAAAAGACGGAACATTGAATCTGAGAGAATCCGGCCTGGAAAAAGTGAAGCAGGGGCTCACCTCGTTTGAAGAAGTTATCTCCTCGACGATGGAAGATTAA
- the tadA gene encoding Flp pilus assembly complex ATPase component TadA: MGQDRINYIIEQFKKFTDEERLLFLKVINRILTNMIEREASDIEIGGYGNDGFIWMRIFGKKERVKDLPQFTLDEFVVLILNILNENQRRYLIVTRSIDMSYTFIYERKNVPVRFRATVYFDLDSIALNMRAISSAVRSIESMEFHPNVLKVMSHMHVKFGLTLITGITGSGKSSTLDAIIDFHNKLDTAHIVIIASPLEFVHKSNRAIVRHREVGRDVLTFKDGVIQSLRQDPDIIVIGEMRDPDTIMAALEVTDTGHKVFSTLHTSSAVESIDRIIAEVHPNEQDRVRNRLADVLTCVVSQKLVPTINGRVALAKEVLLVNSSVKAAIKNNNTSEIYMMINQGGQVGMQTMEQDLKRLYMQKKISLETAMSFSNNKVRMQQLLTAV; this comes from the coding sequence ATGGGGCAGGACCGTATCAATTATATCATCGAGCAGTTTAAAAAATTCACTGATGAGGAACGGCTTCTTTTTCTGAAGGTAATAAACCGGATCCTCACCAATATGATTGAACGTGAAGCCTCCGATATTGAGATAGGCGGCTACGGAAACGACGGATTTATCTGGATGCGCATCTTCGGAAAGAAAGAACGGGTTAAAGACCTTCCGCAGTTTACCCTGGATGAATTTGTTGTTCTGATTCTTAATATCCTCAACGAAAATCAGCGCCGTTATCTTATTGTAACCAGAAGCATAGATATGAGTTATACTTTTATCTATGAAAGGAAAAACGTACCGGTACGTTTCAGAGCAACGGTCTATTTTGATCTTGACAGCATCGCGTTAAATATGCGTGCTATTTCATCGGCAGTCCGCTCTATTGAATCAATGGAATTCCATCCCAACGTGCTGAAGGTAATGAGCCATATGCATGTGAAGTTCGGGCTTACGCTGATAACCGGTATTACAGGTTCAGGAAAGTCTTCGACTCTTGATGCAATCATTGATTTTCACAATAAGCTTGATACTGCTCACATAGTTATCATCGCGTCCCCCCTTGAGTTTGTACACAAGTCAAACCGGGCAATCGTGCGGCACAGGGAAGTGGGAAGGGATGTGCTGACCTTTAAGGATGGCGTTATCCAGTCATTGCGCCAGGATCCTGATATTATCGTTATCGGTGAAATGAGAGATCCGGATACCATTATGGCGGCTCTTGAGGTAACTGATACCGGCCACAAAGTTTTTTCGACACTCCATACATCTTCCGCGGTTGAGTCCATTGACCGCATCATCGCTGAAGTGCATCCAAATGAGCAGGACAGAGTGCGCAACAGACTGGCAGATGTGCTCACCTGCGTGGTCTCGCAGAAACTGGTTCCGACCATTAACGGTAGAGTTGCGCTTGCCAAGGAAGTACTGCTTGTGAACTCGAGCGTCAAAGCAGCCATCAAGAACAATAACACCAGTGAAATATATATGATGATCAATCAGGGAGGGCAGGTTGGCATGCAGACCATGGAGCAGGATCTGAAGCGGCTCTATATGCAGAAGAAGATTTCTCTTGAAACCGCGATGAGTTTTTCGAATAATAAAGTACGTATGCAGCAACTCTTAACGGCGGTCTGA